A section of the Sphingomonas ginsenosidivorax genome encodes:
- a CDS encoding glycosyl hydrolase 115 family protein, whose product MRAVAVAAAAVSAPAFAGPLASFDGGGLALADARGVARVMTAPGDFPVVGIAAADLRRDLSAVSGASADNGTQIWLGTLGRNPKIDRLVRQRKLDVSRLRGAWESFVITTVVNPAPGVASALVIVGSDRRGTAYGAYELTHAIGVSPWHWWADVAPERHPRIYAAAGLQHFGPPSVKYRGIFLNDEDWGLAPWAATTFEPEAGTIGPRTYAKLFELMLRLKANMVWPAMHKVTTPFNANPANAALADRYGIVMGSSHAEPMLRNNVGEWKAPAEDFNYLANPGGVSSYWRNRVRSNGAYENVWTLGMRGIHDSGIVGPTTDDGRRQLLERIFADQRAMLPKRAPQVFTPYKEVLDVYRGGLKVPGDVTLMWPDDNFGYIRHLPDAAERARPGGSGIYYHLSYLGAPLSYIWLSTTPPALIREEMGRAWDAGARQMWVANVGDLKPAELATDYFLRLAWDVPGTRAKPIDAVVSDWAADSVGRDLGPELAAILAEHHRLNFARRPEHLQWWLPGQLSKASPLTPDEVATRLAAFDALSARVRAVAPKIAPERRDAFFELVDYPVTAAGLANARVFEAETHDRLRDTDPAGAAAAGDRARAADAALTTLTRRYNDELASGKWRGMMAVEPADGQWRRYRLTPPILPTAEASLTVPRRRPGPSWEGSSGSGAPSVTAAIPTGPWPSPGSGSGLATTSILVEAETTQSPRTGWRLVDGLGRNATAIAASTPTTLSYAVTLPPGRWQLAAEVLPTYPTIEGSGLKLAVAIDGNPPTTIAAERRTGDSAWARAVLDNRLDLALPTPLTGGAHTIVVTLDDPALILDALRFDPVPIQGLPHGH is encoded by the coding sequence TTGCGGGCGGTCGCCGTCGCCGCGGCGGCGGTCTCAGCGCCGGCATTCGCCGGGCCGCTGGCGTCGTTCGACGGCGGCGGCCTCGCACTCGCGGACGCGCGCGGCGTGGCGCGGGTGATGACGGCGCCCGGCGACTTTCCGGTCGTCGGGATCGCCGCCGCCGATCTGCGCCGTGACCTGTCCGCGGTGTCGGGGGCGAGCGCCGACAACGGCACGCAGATCTGGCTCGGGACGCTCGGGCGCAACCCGAAGATCGACCGGCTGGTGCGCCAGCGCAAGCTCGACGTCTCGCGCCTGCGCGGGGCGTGGGAAAGCTTTGTCATCACCACCGTCGTGAACCCGGCGCCGGGGGTTGCCTCCGCACTTGTGATCGTCGGCAGCGACCGTCGCGGCACCGCGTACGGCGCGTACGAGCTGACACACGCGATCGGCGTGTCGCCCTGGCATTGGTGGGCAGACGTTGCGCCCGAGCGGCATCCGCGCATTTATGCTGCAGCAGGGCTGCAGCATTTCGGGCCGCCCTCGGTGAAATATCGCGGCATCTTCCTCAACGACGAGGACTGGGGGCTTGCCCCCTGGGCAGCGACGACGTTCGAGCCCGAGGCCGGGACGATCGGGCCCAGGACGTACGCGAAACTGTTCGAATTGATGTTGCGGCTGAAAGCCAACATGGTGTGGCCAGCGATGCACAAGGTCACTACGCCGTTCAATGCGAACCCGGCCAATGCGGCGCTCGCCGATCGCTACGGCATCGTGATGGGGTCGAGCCACGCCGAGCCGATGCTGCGCAACAATGTCGGCGAGTGGAAGGCGCCTGCCGAGGATTTCAACTACCTCGCCAACCCCGGCGGCGTGTCGAGCTATTGGCGCAACCGCGTCCGCAGCAACGGCGCGTACGAGAATGTCTGGACGCTCGGCATGCGCGGGATCCACGACAGCGGGATCGTCGGGCCGACCACCGACGACGGCCGGCGCCAGCTGCTCGAACGTATCTTCGCCGACCAGCGCGCGATGCTTCCCAAGCGCGCGCCGCAGGTGTTCACGCCGTACAAGGAAGTGCTCGACGTCTATCGCGGCGGCCTGAAGGTCCCGGGCGACGTCACGCTGATGTGGCCCGACGACAATTTCGGCTATATCCGCCACCTCCCCGACGCAGCCGAGCGCGCGCGGCCGGGCGGGTCGGGCATCTATTATCACCTGTCGTATCTCGGTGCGCCGCTCTCCTATATCTGGCTGTCGACCACCCCGCCCGCGCTGATCCGCGAGGAAATGGGCCGCGCCTGGGATGCGGGCGCGCGGCAGATGTGGGTGGCCAATGTCGGCGACCTGAAGCCTGCCGAACTCGCGACCGACTATTTCCTGCGGCTTGCATGGGACGTGCCGGGGACGCGTGCGAAGCCGATCGATGCCGTGGTATCGGACTGGGCGGCGGATAGCGTCGGGCGCGACCTGGGGCCCGAGCTCGCGGCGATCCTCGCGGAGCACCACCGGCTGAACTTCGCGCGGCGGCCCGAGCATCTGCAATGGTGGCTGCCGGGCCAGCTGTCCAAGGCCAGCCCGCTCACGCCCGACGAGGTCGCCACCCGCCTCGCCGCCTTCGACGCGCTGAGCGCGCGCGTCCGCGCGGTCGCGCCGAAAATCGCCCCGGAGCGGCGCGACGCGTTCTTCGAACTGGTCGACTATCCCGTCACCGCCGCGGGACTCGCCAACGCGCGCGTGTTCGAGGCCGAGACGCATGACCGGCTGCGCGACACGGATCCGGCAGGCGCCGCTGCCGCCGGAGACCGAGCGCGCGCCGCCGATGCTGCACTGACGACGCTGACCCGGCGCTACAATGACGAGCTCGCCAGCGGCAAATGGCGCGGCATGATGGCGGTCGAACCCGCGGACGGCCAATGGCGCCGCTATCGCCTGACCCCGCCGATTTTACCGACTGCAGAAGCATCTCTCACTGTTCCCCGGCGGAGGCCGGGGCCCAGTTGGGAAGGCTCTAGTGGCAGCGGGGCGCCCTCCGTTACCGCCGCTATCCCAACTGGGCCTTGGCCTTCGCCGGGGAGCGGTAGCGGGTTGGCGACGACATCCATCCTCGTCGAAGCAGAAACCACTCAATCGCCGCGCACCGGCTGGCGCCTCGTCGACGGTCTCGGCCGCAATGCCACGGCGATTGCCGCGTCCACGCCGACCACGCTGTCCTATGCGGTCACGCTGCCGCCGGGCCGTTGGCAGCTCGCCGCGGAAGTGCTGCCGACCTACCCCACGATCGAAGGCAGCGGGCTGAAACTGGCGGTCGCGATCGACGGCAACCCGCCAACGACCATCGCCGCCGAGCGCCGCACCGGCGATTCCGCCTGGGCGCGCGCGGTGCTCGACAACCGCCTCGACCTCGCTCTCCCTACCCCGCTGACCGGCGGCGCGCATACCATCGTCGTCACGCTCGACGATCCCGCGCTGATCCTCGACGCGCTCCGTTTCGACCCCGTGCCCATCCAAGGACTGCCCCATGGCCACTGA